From the genome of Methanothrix soehngenii GP6:
GAGTGCAGAATCATTCATTGAATCCCAATCCCTTTTCGGCAGTCATTTTAATTTTCTCCAATGGCAACGGTCACCCTTCCGTATGCCTTCTTGGGAAGAATGAGCCTCTTTGCCAGGGCGAGGACTGCGGGCTCGGCAACTCCCGCCAGTCCCAGGTCCTCTGCCCTCGAGGGAGTGGAAGGTTTTTGGGAGTTGAGCTCCTCCCGGGAGAGAAAGACGATCTCCCTGTCTAGAGACTTCGCCGCCTCCAGCAGGCCCTCCTCCTCCTTCTTTAGCCAGGCGGTGGCTAAGAATGCTATATCCTCTCTCTTCCTGCCGGATTCCGCCAGGGCCTGGTCTATCGCTTGGAGGACCTCCTCAGAGGATACGCCCTTTCTGGCCCCCACACCCAAAACCAGCCCCTTTGCCTTGAGCACCGCCACATCTTCATCCACCAGCAGTATCTTAGGCCCCTTCAGCCTCAATATTGGGACGTCCTCTGTCAAGAATGCGAGGTTGATGGATTTTGAGGAGCTTTTGTTCACGATATCAGCCTTCAGCCGCCCGGCCACGCTCTCCAGGCAGGGCCGGCCCGAGGCATCGGTGGCGGTGGTTATGGCCGGATAGAGCCCCATCCTTTCTGCTAAAAGCAGGGCCAGGTCATTGGCCCCGTGGTGGCCTCCTACCACCGGCACAGCGCAGCTGAGGGCGGAGTCGACGGCCACCACCGGCCGGTCTCGCCATTTGTCCTGCAGATGGCGGCAGAGGCTTCTGGTCACGATCCCCACCGCCATGATCGCTACCAGCAGATCGTATTTCTCAAGGAGCCTCTTCATCCTCTCCTCCTCATAAAGGACTAGAGTAGATTGATAGCGATCGCTTAAGGCCCGGGCAATCCTCTCTCCCTTATCCCTATCCCGGGGGAAGACCAGGATGGCCAGGGACTTCAGCGGCTCCGGTATAGGTGAGACCTCCTGTATCCCGTTCTCTTAACCACATCGCCCACCAGTATGAGGGCGCTGTGGTCTATCTTCGCCTCTTCTACCTTATCGGCGATATCATCTATTGTTCCGCACAATACCTGCTGGTCCGGCCAGGAGGCGTGATAGACCACCGCCACCGGAGTTGTGCCCGGCAGGTCTAAGGACTGGACTATGTCCCTGATCTTGTCGATTCCCAGAAATATGGCCATGGTCGTTCCCAGGCGGCTGAGGGTGGGCAGGTCGTCCTTTGCCAGCGTGGTCCCTTTGGGCCTGGTTACGATCAGAGATTCAGAGATCCCCTTGAGGGTAAGCTGGGTCTTCAGAGCGGCGGAGGCGGCAAAGAGGGAGGAGACTCCGGGAACCACCTCCACCTCTATTCCC
Proteins encoded in this window:
- the cbiG gene encoding cobalt-precorrin 5A hydrolase; amino-acid sequence: MQEVSPIPEPLKSLAILVFPRDRDKGERIARALSDRYQSTLVLYEEERMKRLLEKYDLLVAIMAVGIVTRSLCRHLQDKWRDRPVVAVDSALSCAVPVVGGHHGANDLALLLAERMGLYPAITTATDASGRPCLESVAGRLKADIVNKSSSKSINLAFLTEDVPILRLKGPKILLVDEDVAVLKAKGLVLGVGARKGVSSEEVLQAIDQALAESGRKREDIAFLATAWLKKEEEGLLEAAKSLDREIVFLSREELNSQKPSTPSRAEDLGLAGVAEPAVLALAKRLILPKKAYGRVTVAIGEN
- the cobM gene encoding precorrin-4 C(11)-methyltransferase, translated to MKVYFVGAGPGDPELITVKGKRLLEEADLVVYAGSLVNPQLLEGLRAIKVDSNGLSIEETQAKMVEFLRAGKKVVRLHSGDPSIYGAILEQMKPLEEMGIEVEVVPGVSSLFAASAALKTQLTLKGISESLIVTRPKGTTLAKDDLPTLSRLGTTMAIFLGIDKIRDIVQSLDLPGTTPVAVVYHASWPDQQVLCGTIDDIADKVEEAKIDHSALILVGDVVKRTGYRRSHLYRSR